CCGTCCGTCCCTCccccagcttttttaccaaaaagtgtacggtactaatgaatgcaagatgtatttggtgATAAaagcggctcaatatagaacatttatgtatctgttaacacctgaatctaaacacctgtgggtctgagtgtgaacGCGCTTCTGTATAGaatgtttctccataaaaatatgcaatagcgagggTGAGaaaccacagacctgcccccctggacctgggacagatacatAGGATAtctgagccatagacatccaaaggccccccagagcgcaggaaccccaggagaaccactgctgggaataccgcaacccccccagagaagagcaggggagagtcctaggggaaccacccagcagccacagtgtagAAGCCCCAGGAAGCTGCAGCAATGCCCACTGgtcccgccggcagccgtctacacccaagcagatccagccatggacccagagacctgagaccctgagacatatcactccccaaggagaggcccaacagagcccaggGATCCAGgtcccggcaagcagccaccgggagtgagccagcacacaccaaagcaaccAGCCTCGGACACCGAGAATcacaagtacaccggcgggcagagacaccaaccactggcaggtagtgtggcggggaggaaaaaggccccacatttgatggggggcctaaagtGATACAGGAGAGGGaacagtccaagacccaacctgacacaaaaaacaggcgtacacagtcacaatcacacattcccactctcatgcgtacacataaaaacactcacaacaCACCCAAAGTAAAGACAAACATCAATGGACATCATAGACCCACTCACACTACCCATACACCGAAcatgacagccagcagagcagttGCTGTCTCATGGACAGGCGGGCTGGGGCTGTCCATGAGATGGACAGGCGGGcatgcaccagccgggtaaCCGGGCTGGGCAGGCAAACAGCTCCAGGCCAGGCACAATCCACCAGTCTCCCCAGTGCAGGCACAAAATATGCTTCACTGCCCCGACTGCCAACCACAGCCCGGCACCGGGCCAGGGGCATGAGCCACCACAACACGCCAAGGACCAGGCACCCCaccaaccccacacccaaacccCAGAGGTGCCCCAGCACGCCAGCCACCCAGATTCCTGCATAGCAAAACCCCCGCAGCACCAAGCAGGCCGGCCATTccctccataaaagttatgaacaggaccggtgacaaagtgcagccctgccggagtccaaaatgcaccgggaacaggtccgacttagtgctggcaatgtggaccaaactcctgctccgcttgtacagagactggatggcccctagtaaagggcccccgattccatactcctggagcacccctcacagggcaccatgaaggacacagtcgaatgctttctccaggtcctcaaaacaaatgtggactggttgggcaaactcccatgaactctcGAGTACCCTggagagggtatagagctggtccaatgttccacggccagaccttacggccgcagctacgggcagcagcatcgacgcGGAGAACATTGTCCATTCGgactctgtctccaacatcccctggaatctggtcaaagctctcccggaggtgggagttgaatacatccctggccgaggcctctgccagacgttcccagcagaccctcactatgcgtttGGGCCTGCCAcatctgtccggctttctcttcttccagcggatccaattcaccaccaggtggtgatcagtggacagctcagccactctcttcacccgagtgtccaaaacatgtggccgaaggtctgatgatacaacaaagtcgatcatcaacctcctgcctagggtgtcctggtgccaagtgcactgatggccacccttatgtttgaacatggtgttcattatggacaattcgtgactagcacagaggTGCAATAACGAAacatcatgccatgcctgtcttacctgcctgtttgttgttttgttcttgcctcctgctgtgagtgagttttttttttttttgtcattaaatccTCTTTCACTTACCTTTTTcactgcctgctcgtctgcattctggggtcccaTTGCTCAAAGCCTTAACaacttaactttgtgcatatAATCGcatgattgtatgacacccttggatccagtttgaagagttatggctgcttgccagcaaagagacattagcgtgctctGTCCCTCCATCCAGTTTCGCtagggacctgcgtggaagaggtcagtttgttgcaaaagcggggtttttattcaaacagtcaCAGGAAGTCTGCTATTACCCCAATTGTTCCTGtccctggctgtgctggaagtagtattttgaaaagttcttgCTTACCTtcaatgttgtaacccatggctgggtcccaacgaCAACCTGTACTGCTCACTGATAATATttatgtgattgtttttttttttctctagttttaatctttatcatctttgtaacattgtcaggataaagttgttcataatgcatgtaatgtgtttcaatgatgtctgcagatgttaaagaagaggctcctgaagaacagagtcctgatatggaccagcaggagctggagctcctccacataaaggaggaaagtGAAAGAATCTGGGCCAGCCAGGATGGAGAACAACCGAATGTGAAGAAGGAGACTGATGATACCAGGTTTCCATTTACTGTTGTTCATATGAGGTGTGACGAGGGTGAGGAGAAACCTCTGTTCTCTCAACTTCATCCAGAGCAAACAGAAGACAGTGATCTTCCAAGCAGCAGTTCTGCTGACCagataaaaggaaaaatgaaggaAGAGGACTGTGGAACAGCAGAATCCAGCAGGAACCCAGATCTAAATACTGATGGAGGCTCCTCCAACTATTCAGAGACTGAAGACCGtaaggatgatgaagaggatgatggaGTAAAGCATCATGAATCTGAGCTTAAATGCTTAtcagactctgaaactgaagacagtgaggatgattggaaggagagcaggacTCCAGGATCAGGCAGAAACACTGTCCACAAATCTTTGAGCTGCTCTgagtgtggaggaaaatttgCTAACAGACGCTCTCTTCATAGTCACATGACATGTCATCCAAGATTAACGTCTTCAGATTGTTCTGGTAATGAGACGTgtttcagagaaaagaaaaacatagattCACTGACTAAAGTCCAGAAGAGTAGTAAAAACTTTAACTGTGGTGAGTGTGGTAAAAATTTTAACTTGAAACGAGATCTAAAAAGACACACAAAAGTCCACACAGGGGGgaaaccctttagttgtgatgcatgtgaaAAAAGATTTGCATACAAGTCACatctaaacacacacatgagaatccacacaggagacaaacctttcatttgtgatgcatgtggaacaAGATTTACCTACAAGTCAAGTTTAGGCAAACACAtcagaatccacacaggagaaaaaccctttagttgtgatacatgtggaaaaagatttgcctcaAGGTCACAACTAAACATGCACATGACAActcacacaggagataaacccTTCGGTTGtgatacatgtggaaaaagatttgcctctAAGTCACTATTAAACATGCACATGACAACTCACACAGGAGACACCCCCTTCAGTTGTGAtgcttgtggaaaaagatttgcctaccAGTCACAATTAAACAGACACTCAAgaacccacacaggagacaaaccatTTGGTTGTGATACATGTGGAAGAAATTTTGCCTAC
This DNA window, taken from Girardinichthys multiradiatus isolate DD_20200921_A chromosome 24, DD_fGirMul_XY1, whole genome shotgun sequence, encodes the following:
- the LOC124861451 gene encoding oocyte zinc finger protein XlCOF22-like isoform X1; protein product: MNSGKKSSSLRNIWSKKLEGSRSSNSGRTQQRKRHQMMDDVFQPRLVLPADVKEEAPEEQSPDVDQQEPEPLQIKEEQEELWTSQEGEQLTVKEETDTRFPLTAAPIKNVKEEAPEEQSPDMDQQELELLHIKEESERIWASQDGEQPNVKKETDDTRFPFTVVHMRCDEGEEKPLFSQLHPEQTEDSDLPSSSSADQIKGKMKEEDCGTAESSRNPDLNTDGGSSNYSETEDRKDDEEDDGVKHHESELKCLSDSETEDSEDDWKESRTPGSGRNTVHKSLSCSECGGKFANRRSLHSHMTCHPRLTSSDCSGNETCFREKKNIDSLTKVQKSSKNFNCGECGKNFNLKRDLKRHTKVHTGGKPFSCDACEKRFAYKSHLNTHMRIHTGDKPFICDACGTRFTYKSSLGKHIRIHTGEKPFSCDTCGKRFASRSQLNMHMTTHTGDKPFGCDTCGKRFASKSLLNMHMTTHTGDTPFSCDACGKRFAYQSQLNRHSRTHTGDKPFGCDTCGRNFAYKSHLNIHIRIHTGDKPFCCDTCGKKFTEKSRLTLHMRMHSGDKPFGCDVCGKTFALKSRLTLHMRMHPGDKPIGCDVCGKRFTYRSNLDKHMKIHTGDKHIRIHTGDKPFACDACEKRFAYKSHLNIHMRAHTGDKLFG
- the LOC124861451 gene encoding uncharacterized protein LOC124861451 isoform X2 is translated as MNSGKKSSSLRNIWSKKLEGSRSSNSGRTQQRKRHQMMDDVFQPRLVLPADVKEEAPEEQSPDVDQQEPEPLQIKEEQEELWTSQEGEQLTVKEETDTRFPLTAAPIKNVKEEAPEEQSPDMDQQELELLHIKEESERIWASQDGEQPNVKKETDDTRFPFTVVHMRCDEGEEKPLFSQLHPEQTEDSDLPSSSSADQIKGKMKEEDCGTAESSRNPDLNTDGGSSNYSETEDRKDDEEDDGVKHHESELKCLSDSETEDSEDDWKESRTPGSGRNTVHKSLSCSECGGKFANRRSLHSHMTCHPRLTSSDCSGNETCFREKKNIDSLTKVQKSSKNFNCAQSRKSQSWNPRTKTLFSLPFGLNTRISSESRTGETPHVNVSLQVRGHSSSIWIQSDNDLMVECPLIECTKLSMTCCLKLCSVHTKKDD
- the LOC124861451 gene encoding uncharacterized protein LOC124861451 isoform X3: MNSGKKSSSLRNIWSKKLEGSRSSNSGRTQQRKRHQMMDDVFQPRLVLPADVKEEAPEEQSPDVDQQEPEPLQIKEEQEELWTSQEGEQLTVKEETDTRFPLTAAPIKNVKEEAPEEQSPDMDQQELELLHIKEESERIWASQDGEQPNVKKETDDTRFPFTVVHMRCDEGEEKPLFSQLHPEQTEDSDLPSSSSADQIKGKMKEEDCGTAESSRNPDLNTDGGSSNYSETEDRKDDEEDDGVKHHESELKCLSDSETEDSEDDWKESRTPGSGRNTVHKSLSCSECGGKFANRRSLHSHMTCHPRLTSSDCSGNETCFREKKNIDSLTKVQKSSKNFNCGERA
- the LOC124861451 gene encoding uncharacterized protein LOC124861451 isoform X4, translating into MNSGKKSSSLRNIWSKKLEGSRSSNSGRTQQRKRHQMMDDVFQPRLVLPADVKEEAPEEQSPDVDQQEPEPLQIKEEQEELWTSQEGEQLTVKEETDTRFPLTAAPIKNVKEEAPEEQSPDMDQQELELLHIKEESERIWASQDGEQPNVKKETDDTRFPFTVVHMRCDEGEEKPLFSQLHPEQTEDSDLPSSSSADQIKGKMKEEDCGTAESSRNPDLNTDGGSSNYSETEDRKDDEEDDGVKHHESELKCLSDSETEDSEDDWKESRTPGSGRNTVHKSLSCSECGGKFANRRSLHSHMTCHPRLTSSDCSGERA